AGTCGTTGCGGCTTGACGCCTCAGTATGAACAACTCGAAGCCCTGTATCGCGAGCACAAGGATGAGGGATTTGTCGTGCTCGGGTTTCCTGCCAACGAGTTCATGGGGCAGGAGCCGGGCACGAACGAGGAAATCGCAGCCTTCTGCACCGAACGCTTTGACGTGACCTTTCCGATGTTCGAGAAGATTGTCTGCAAGGGCGAGGGGGCACATCCGCTGTTTGCTGAACTGGCATTTCTCAGCGCCGAGCCGAGTTGGAACTTCACCAAGTACCTGATCGACCGTCAGGGGCATCTGGTCGAGCGCATCGACCCGCGGACCAAGCCCGACGACGCTCAGGTCGTGGAATCGATCCGCACGCTGCTGGAAGGTTGACGAGCTGGTTGAGATACTGCCGATACTGGAGCCAGATGCCGAGTTTTGAATACACAGCGGTAACGTCAGCCGGAACGCGTGTCGAGGGTGTTCTCGCTGCGGCCAGCGATGCAGCTGTGCTTGCCGAGCTCGAAGCCAAGCAGTTGACAGCCTTGCGGGTCGAGGAGCAGGTCGAATCGCGTGGGTTTCGGCGCGGACTGTCGGCTGCCAAACTCGCGCGGGCATACACCCAGCTCTCCGACCTGATGCGGGCCGGCGTACCGATCATGCGTTCGTTGTCGCTGCTGGGCAGATCAAAGAGCGACAAGAAACTCGCAGCCGTGTTTCGCAAACTTGCAGAGCACGTCTCCGACGGCGGCGAGATCTCCGATGGCATGGAACTTCAGCCGGACGTGTTTCCCCGCATTCATATCGCCATGATCAGAGCAGGTGAGCGAGGCGGGTTCCTCGAACAGGTCTTTGCGCGCCTCGGGCAGTTTGTGCAGGCCCAGGCCGAGTTGCGAGGCAAAGTCGTCGGCAACATGATCTATCCGTGCGTGCTCATCGGGGTGGGTATCACGCTGCTGGCGGTCATCTTCATCGTCTTTGTGCCGCAGTTCGAATCGAACTTCGAGGGTCTCAAGAGTCAAGGTGAGTTGCCCGCGCTGACC
This genomic interval from Phycisphaeraceae bacterium contains the following:
- a CDS encoding type II secretion system F family protein produces the protein MPSFEYTAVTSAGTRVEGVLAAASDAAVLAELEAKQLTALRVEEQVESRGFRRGLSAAKLARAYTQLSDLMRAGVPIMRSLSLLGRSKSDKKLAAVFRKLAEHVSDGGEISDGMELQPDVFPRIHIAMIRAGERGGFLEQVFARLGQFVQAQAELRGKVVGNMIYPCVLIGVGITLLAVIFIVFVPQFESNFEGLKSQGELPALTSVLFFISHALGRYGVFTAIGLIALAAVVWRITRRPDVRRTLVVLRNRIPIAGTLSRSLAAARFCRMLGTMEANGVPLLAAMQIAREAAGNVLMEEAIDKAVESVRAGEPLAPPLAQSGMFEEDVIEMISVGEAAGNVDEVMLGIAETIESRINRMLDTAVRLIEPLMLLMIASVVVLVAIALLLPMLKMSAGL
- a CDS encoding glutathione peroxidase — translated: MTRIDGTPESLRRYEGKVVMIVNVASRCGLTPQYEQLEALYREHKDEGFVVLGFPANEFMGQEPGTNEEIAAFCTERFDVTFPMFEKIVCKGEGAHPLFAELAFLSAEPSWNFTKYLIDRQGHLVERIDPRTKPDDAQVVESIRTLLEG